In Chroicocephalus ridibundus chromosome 2, bChrRid1.1, whole genome shotgun sequence, the DNA window GTACCTCCAGTGCCGGTAGTCAGTCGCACACATACTTGTCCAGTACGGAATCAGaatgctgcagcagccccaggtggGAGAAAGATGTAGAGGTCAGGACTGTTTCATTTTCCCACTGTAAATTAAAATTGGCTTGTATTTGTATATGCGCTGTTCTAGATCCTCTACTTCCTTCCCCCAGTTATTTCACATGTAGAAAAGCCTTCCTACAGGAGAAGGAACAGGGGTTGTAATCCTTGCCAAATAGGAGTTTTGGATCAaaccagtgttatttttttttctgcaaacaaaTAGTAGTCCTCTGCAATAtagcaggaaaagcaaatgccATGTAGCCTGCAGCAAAGGAGTGAAAGAGAAGGCCTATACTGAACAACACTGGTTTAGCCCTGTTTTTCACGAGGTGGgaatactgggagcactggatcTTCAAAAGCTGACCTTGTCCCTATAGTTTTATTAGCTCAGCATGCAGGtaaaagaatttctttaaaaggcagaacttggggaaaaataattagcAATATACACTTCAAACTTCTACTAGCTATTAAAAACTGCAAATGTTTAAGGTTTATATTACTGAAGGGTTTTGTATCAATTAACTAACACCAGTAATTATAGCTGATACAAAATACTTTCTCCTGTTTTAAACTGTCGATGAAATTCTGTACAAATACAAACctaaaagaaaatgctgctgtgctATTTAGTCCCTTGCCATGATTCCTATTTAGATCTCAcacaaaaaattctgtttaaaacaatTTATAATTCTTTGTTTTATCCGTTCATTTCCCAAGGTCTTGGTTTTAGTATTGTGCTACCAAAATAGTAGTAATATCAGATTTTCCTTTTGGCATCTCTGAAGTATAATATGCCACAGGGTACTATGATGAGGTTCTTTGGTTTGGCGTTTCTTGGAAACTGAGAACTTCTGTAGCTTAACTTCTTAACAAAATCATAAATACAACTTTAATTGCTATACTTCTTCATccttaagcatttaaaaatattgcgTTATCTGTTGTATTCCAGCAAGCTTATTTTATGTTCTTAAAGTCAAATCAAATTATCCCTAATTTAGTTTTGTCTAATGTGTTATGTCAGGTTTGTCACTACTGGTAGTTATAAAGATTAAGTAATGCTTGCCAATTTGCAGTTTTTTATGGAAGTGGAAACAAGGTAGTTCAAAGGACGTGTTTCTATAATGCTGTAATCCTATTTTTCTTGATAATTAAAACTTATTGTGCTCATTTGCAGCAAAGCGAAGGTGAACTATGTTCTACAATAGTCAAACCAAGTAACAGTGGGTCGGCTCTCCTTTCAAATGTAGAATTGCTGAATAGCAAAAGTATtgaagctttaaagaaaaaagaactggagTCTGCCATTTCTCCCATCGGCAGCAATGATTCTGGCAGTAGGCAGAAGTTGGGAAGTGAACATCCTGATGTAACAGATACTCCTGTGACCACACTGGATGTGAAAGGCTTAGTCAGAAAATGTCTTTCAGGAAATAAGATTTGGGAAGAGAAACTCTTCATAAATAAAAGAGAGATGATTAATGAAACAGCAGAGACTTCCAGTCAGCAACAGTCACCTTCAAGGCAGAATGAGCCTGTCAAGCCTATCAAAGAAGAGGAAATTTTTGAAAAGCCAGGTGTAAAAAGAAGCTTTGAATTAGTTGATACCAGTCCTTGTCAGGAACTTAACTATGTTAAAAAAAGCAACGCTGAATATAAACGTGGCTGTCAGATCTCAGAATTTCCAGCAAACAAAAGGACAGGTTTGACAACAGAAATTGAATCCATAATGCTTTGTGATGATGGATGCCAACGTGACACctgcaaaagcaaggaagaagttgAGAGTGTTATTGGTAACAAGCAAACAGTAGAAAAATCACTTACTCCAACTGTAGCCAAAAATCTTATGTGTGATCTGGATGCAGACTATGAAAAGGGTGATAAAAAGGACTATATGAACTCAAGTTTTCTAGGCACTGATGATGAAAAACCTTTGGGAATCCTCAGTGCAGATTCTGATTTATCACTTCCTGAAGTGTCTGTTACAGAAAGCCatttagaaaagcagcttttagaTTTGGACAAAAGTGTTAGAGACCTCTCCTTTGAGGAGCCAAAAACAGAAGGCATACTAACAACATCACCAGAGTCCCGAGATGCCTCACAAAATGGAGGGGAAGCACATACTATCCAGGACTGCAAGCCATTACATCATGAAAAGGATAATGACCAAACGCACATGAAGGAAACTTATCTTGACACAGTTTCTTCTCCTTCAGAAAAGATGATGGAAGCGCtgaatctctttaaaaaaaatgctgttgttttTCGAAGTTATAATAGTTCAATTAATATATCCAATGCATCTGAGCCATGTAGCATGGCTTCCTTAGATATAATGGATCTCTCACCTGCTTGTAGTGGCTCTTACCCAACAGCTATTACTCCATTACAGAAAGGAAGACCTTATAGAGTCTATCAGGTACGTAAGGACACACGTAGAAACTGTGCATGCATTAGACATTGGTGATCTGAAATGATTTCAGTTGTTAATTTAAGGAAAATTGAAGCGGTTTGAGTTAATCAGTCAAAATGACCTTTGCTGACAGGCTTTCACTTACTGCACTTGTGTGGCCAAAATTATAATTTCTGTAAGAGCTTAGCAATAACTGTATGTCCACTGGTTTGCCTCTGGCTCAACATGCATTGCTTGTCACCTCTCTGAAATTCTTAGCTCTTATAGTGAACTGGTAAAGAAAGTCTGTGGTATTTAATCTCATCCTACTTTTAGTGCAATGTGATACTTTCTGTGATTAATTATACATTTCCTGATGTAGTGGGaagtctttgattatttttttacctctttttttctttttatcccacATTCCTCCCAAGACAGTCTGCAAATGCTGTTCAGCTGCTAGTAACTGCTATTATgcctgctattttcttttttttaatcctgataAAAGTGATGGTATAATGTGTACTTTCAAGTGCCAATTACAAGCCTATTACAGAGACTGACGTAAATAGTAATAGCTGTTTGCAGGTTACGAAGTTTTTGCTTTGACCTTTTTAGAATTCTGATAGTAAGTAAAAATCTTAGTGTCCTGAAGTAAATTGGAGCCCTGATGTAGGAAAAGTGAAAGTATACTTTCAATCAGTgtatcctgttttgttttggcgTAGCTTTATAAGACCTTCATCCAGCTACTTAAGTTGTAGGATTTAAAGCTTTCTGACAGAACTGGCAGTGTGTTGTTGAATGATTTGGTGTACCAAAAggtgacatttaaaaatgtaattttttgggAAACCCTTTCTTCTGATGTCTTTTGCTGAACTACTAGCTTCTGTTTCATCTGCATAAAATCTTAGTTGACTATGAAACATAGCTTGCAATCAGCTGAAATGGAGACAGAGTAGTATGCACTTCATCTCCTGAGAAATAAATTACTGATGGCATTATATGGTTTTGTAACTTAGACTTGAACAGGAGGATACCTTTTTCATATACTTTTGTGATTCTCTTTAAACTCACATGATTGCAACCTGATTACCTGTTCCCTATTTTAATAGTGTATTTTCTAGCCTTTATGGCGTCGTGATAAGAAATTGATCTCTGCTGCACTGAAGATGAAGTTGGAAACAAAATTATACAAGTTATATGGGAATTAAGGGTATATTGAAAAATGAAGAGCAAGAGTCTCTGCAAGATAACATAGTAGTATCGCCAGGTCATAACAGAAATCTTTCATTGCAGTCAGCCTTTGGCTATGAGGATATATTGACCTCTTTGCAAGCCTGCATATTGTATCTTCAAATAATGTCACAAATTACTTTCAGAAGGTTTGTGTAACTGTAAACAGTCACTAAGCCTAACTTGAGCAGGACTTTATCTGCAAGCATTATGCAACCCATAGGATACAGGTTAAACAATGGgttcatttaatatatttttttagtacATCTGGTATGCAATATGCGAGAAAAATCAAgattctcctttttattttacagatatttGATATATAGGCTTGCTTTTTCATTGGCTAATATTAAGAACTAACTGCTAAAATGGAAGGCTATTTTGACACTATTTAGTAGGTTATCTTCACACTTGAATTTGAAAGAGGAGTTTAAGATTGGTTGGGTTGGTTCCTTTTTTGGAGATATTACTTGTGGATTTGACACTGGAGGAAGAACTTAGGGAAAAGTGTCTTAAAGAGTAGACCTAGATTACCGGTTGAGATAAAGAAGTGAAAGCACATTTCGCACATGCTTTTCTAGGAGTGTGCATTTTGTGGCATGACTTGAACTTAAATATCAACTGTTACACCCACTACTAAAACTGGATAGGGGAATTTCTCTGCTAGTTTTGTTTGACATCTGAAATCCTTGTTGCATCTTTTAAGACACCTCATCAGGGAGATGCTGGCACACCATATAGGACTCCAAAGAGCGTAAGAAGAGGAGCCGCCCCAGTAGAAGGTGAACGCATCCTAGGAACCCCAGACTACCTCGCACCTGAGCTGCTTTTGACAAAGCCTCATGGTAAGACAAACAAACCATGGAGGTTGTAAATACTTGAAAGGTGACATATTTACACTTCTAAAAGGTTCTAGAGCCTCTAGTCTAGAGGCTCTCTAGGTTCTAGAGTCTCTAGACCCTTTAAAGCAATACAATAgtgaattctttaaaaatacctagTGCTTATCTTTTGCCAATGTGGGTGGCTGTGTTTGCTTCAGctgctccttctttttttttcccaatggcCAGAGGTTTTGACTGTCTCGCATAGTCTTGCCTGCTGCTAGTCTAATGCTTT includes these proteins:
- the LOC134511122 gene encoding serine/threonine-protein kinase greatwall-like; the encoded protein is MEYLIGGDVKSLLHIYGYFDEEMAVKYISEAALALDYLHRHGIIHRDLKPDNMLISNQGHIKLTDFGLSRVTLNREINMMDILTTPSMAKPKQDYSRTPGQLLSLISSLGFYTPVGMKMPERNSSQSSDSLHGVASPLPMVQKENTPLSSKLFKTYLDTSQLTPVMPVRSLTPTVLQSRKRFGTSSAGSQSHTYLSSTESECCSSPRWEKDVEQSEGELCSTIVKPSNSGSALLSNVELLNSKSIEALKKKELESAISPIGSNDSGSRQKLGSEHPDVTDTPVTTLDVKGLVRKCLSGNKIWEEKLFINKREMINETAETSSQQQSPSRQNEPVKPIKEEEIFEKPGVKRSFELVDTSPCQELNYVKKSNAEYKRGCQISEFPANKRTGLTTEIESIMLCDDGCQRDTCKSKEEVESVIGNKQTVEKSLTPTVAKNLMCDLDADYEKGDKKDYMNSSFLGTDDEKPLGILSADSDLSLPEVSVTESHLEKQLLDLDKSVRDLSFEEPKTEGILTTSPESRDASQNGGEAHTIQDCKPLHHEKDNDQTHMKETYLDTVSSPSEKMMEALNLFKKNAVVFRSYNSSINISNASEPCSMASLDIMDLSPACSGSYPTAITPLQKGRPYRVYQTPHQGDAGTPYRTPKSVRRGAAPVEGERILGTPDYLAPELLLTKPHGSAVDWWALGVCLYEFLTGIPPFNDETPAQVFQNILKRDIPWPEGEEKLSDNAQNAIDILLTIDSTKRAGLKELKHHPLFHGVDWDNLQNQTMPFIPQPDDETDTSYFEARNNAQHLTVSGFSL